The Fibrobacter sp. UWT2 genome includes a window with the following:
- a CDS encoding Na/Pi cotransporter family protein: MTLMILKMIGCLALLMFGMKTMSEGLQKLTGGHLRAVLGTMTKHRIGGLLTGTFVTASVQSSTATTVLTVSFVNAGLLTLSQAIPVIMGANIGTTATAWIMSIFGFQFNMSSVVWPFFALGIILSYTKKNSTKSIGEFVFGFAFMFLGLTTLRENAVAMDLAHNQTVINFFATTGGWGIFSTLLFLLLGSILTMCVQSSAAIMAITLLLCSSGVLPIYQGIALVMGENIGTTVTSNLAALSASTQARRAALAHMLFNVFGVVWVLIVFRPFVNMVCSIVGFDPTFVPHTDEEVAQAGVRVTYALSAFHTAFNLCNVLILIWFIKPMEKIICKIIREKEDGEDFKVKFISAGLMSTAELSLFEARKEINLFAARTQKMFRMVPELLEMKDENDFVKLFARIEKYEGISDNMEIEIAKYLNQVSEGRLSPESKTNIQSMLREISEIESIGDACYNMARAINRKFRSTDDFTEEQYNRIKHMMQLCDKALTNMIDVIGDVVTADANRTLNMENEINDYRKLLKEKNIADIESQKYSYQMGVHYMDVVNDCEKLGDYVVNVVEAHTNKKFST, encoded by the coding sequence ATGACACTTATGATTCTTAAAATGATCGGTTGCCTTGCGCTCCTCATGTTCGGCATGAAGACCATGAGCGAAGGCTTGCAGAAACTCACGGGCGGTCACTTGCGTGCTGTCCTTGGAACCATGACCAAGCACCGCATCGGAGGCCTTCTCACTGGTACTTTTGTGACGGCCTCGGTGCAGTCTTCTACCGCTACGACCGTCCTTACCGTAAGCTTCGTTAACGCTGGCCTGCTCACATTGAGTCAGGCCATTCCTGTTATCATGGGGGCAAACATCGGTACAACGGCCACGGCCTGGATCATGTCCATATTCGGGTTCCAGTTCAACATGAGCTCGGTGGTGTGGCCCTTCTTCGCCCTCGGTATCATCCTTTCTTACACCAAGAAGAATTCGACCAAGAGCATCGGCGAATTCGTATTCGGTTTCGCGTTCATGTTCCTCGGCCTTACCACGCTGCGTGAAAATGCGGTGGCCATGGACTTGGCACATAACCAGACGGTCATCAACTTCTTTGCGACGACCGGCGGTTGGGGAATCTTCAGTACGCTCCTGTTCTTGTTGCTGGGTAGCATCCTTACCATGTGCGTGCAGTCGTCTGCGGCTATCATGGCGATTACGCTTTTGCTCTGCAGCAGCGGAGTGCTTCCGATTTACCAGGGCATTGCGCTTGTGATGGGCGAAAACATCGGAACCACGGTGACTTCGAACCTTGCGGCCCTTTCGGCAAGTACGCAGGCAAGGCGCGCCGCCTTGGCTCACATGCTTTTTAACGTGTTCGGCGTGGTGTGGGTGTTGATTGTGTTCCGCCCGTTCGTGAATATGGTTTGTAGCATCGTTGGGTTCGACCCGACGTTTGTGCCGCACACCGACGAAGAAGTTGCGCAGGCGGGTGTGCGTGTGACTTACGCGCTTTCTGCCTTCCATACGGCATTCAACCTCTGCAACGTGCTTATCCTCATCTGGTTCATCAAGCCGATGGAAAAAATCATCTGCAAGATTATCCGCGAAAAGGAAGACGGCGAGGATTTCAAGGTCAAGTTTATCAGTGCAGGCCTTATGAGTACCGCAGAGCTTTCACTCTTCGAAGCCCGTAAGGAAATCAACCTGTTTGCAGCCCGCACGCAGAAAATGTTCCGTATGGTGCCCGAACTGCTCGAGATGAAGGACGAAAACGATTTCGTGAAGCTCTTTGCCCGCATCGAGAAGTACGAAGGCATTAGCGACAACATGGAAATCGAAATTGCCAAGTACCTGAACCAGGTTTCCGAAGGTCGCTTGAGCCCCGAAAGTAAGACGAACATTCAGTCGATGCTCCGCGAAATTTCTGAAATCGAAAGTATCGGCGACGCTTGCTACAATATGGCCCGCGCCATCAACCGCAAGTTTAGGAGCACCGACGACTTTACCGAAGAGCAGTACAACCGCATCAAGCACATGATGCAGCTTTGCGACAAGGCTCTTACAAACATGATTGATGTCATTGGCGATGTGGTAACTGCTGACGCAAACCGTACGCTGAATATGGAGAACGAAATCAACGATTATCGCAAGCTCCTCAAGGAGAAAAACATTGCCGATATCGAATCGCAAAAGTACAGCTACCAGATGGGTGTTCACTACATGGACGTGGTGAACGACTGCGAAAAACTCGGCGACTATGTGGTGAACGTGGTCGAGGCTCATACAAACAAGAAATTCTCGACCTAA